In one window of Gemmatimonadetes bacterium SCN 70-22 DNA:
- a CDS encoding tryptophan synthase subunit beta, giving the protein MTVPVALHDRFGVYGGRYVPETLIPALDELEAAFDAALSDAAFIAEWHSLLTHYVGRPSALSDAPRLSELVGAPVWLKREDLNHTGAHKINNTVGQALLARRMGKSRIIAETGAGQHGVATATICARFGLECVVYMGEEDMRRQALNVYRMQLMGARVIPVTSGTRTLKDATTEAIRDWVTNVRDSHYIIGSVVGPAPYPRMVKEFQAVIGREARAQMLERAGRLPRTVVACVGGGSNAMGIFAGFVDDPGVQLVGVEAAGEGLDSERHSASLSRGTPGVLHGSLSYLLQDDRGQVHPAHSISAGLDYPGVGPEHSFLKDSGRARYVAVGDEQALEGFAMLSRLEGIIPALETAHAVAWVAAQRGQWGADEPVLLCVSGRGDKDVAQIREMGLLTL; this is encoded by the coding sequence ATGACGGTCCCCGTCGCACTGCACGATCGATTTGGCGTCTATGGCGGGCGCTACGTACCCGAAACCCTGATCCCGGCGCTCGACGAGCTCGAGGCGGCGTTCGACGCCGCGCTGTCGGATGCGGCCTTCATCGCCGAGTGGCATTCGCTGCTGACGCACTACGTCGGGCGGCCGTCGGCGCTGAGCGACGCGCCGCGGCTGTCGGAGCTGGTCGGGGCGCCGGTGTGGCTCAAGCGCGAGGACCTGAACCACACGGGTGCCCACAAGATCAACAACACCGTGGGGCAGGCCCTGCTGGCGCGCCGCATGGGGAAGTCGCGCATCATCGCCGAGACGGGGGCGGGGCAGCACGGCGTGGCGACCGCGACCATCTGCGCGCGATTCGGGCTCGAGTGCGTCGTCTACATGGGCGAGGAAGACATGCGGCGGCAGGCGCTCAACGTCTACCGCATGCAGCTGATGGGGGCGCGTGTGATCCCCGTCACCAGCGGGACGCGAACGCTCAAGGACGCCACCACGGAGGCGATCCGCGACTGGGTCACGAACGTCCGCGATTCCCACTACATCATCGGCTCGGTGGTGGGGCCGGCCCCGTATCCGCGGATGGTGAAGGAGTTCCAGGCGGTCATCGGGCGCGAGGCCCGGGCGCAGATGCTGGAGCGCGCCGGGCGGCTGCCGCGGACCGTGGTGGCATGCGTGGGGGGGGGGTCGAACGCGATGGGAATTTTCGCCGGATTCGTTGACGATCCGGGGGTGCAACTCGTCGGAGTGGAGGCGGCAGGTGAAGGGCTCGATTCCGAGCGCCACTCGGCGTCGCTGTCCCGCGGGACGCCCGGCGTCCTGCACGGCTCCCTGAGCTACCTGCTGCAGGATGACCGGGGGCAGGTGCACCCGGCGCACTCGATCTCGGCCGGGTTGGACTACCCGGGCGTGGGGCCGGAGCACTCCTTCCTGAAGGATAGCGGCCGGGCCCGCTATGTCGCGGTCGGTGACGAACAGGCGCTCGAGGGATTCGCGATGCTGAGTCGACTGGAGGGGATCATTCCGGCATTGGAGACGGCTCATGCGGTGGCGTGGGTCGCGGCGCAGCGTGGGCAGTGGGGCGCCGACGAGCCGGTGCTGCTCTGCGTGAGCGGGCGCGGCGACAAGGACGTGGCGCAAATCCGCGAGATGGGGCTGCTCACGCTGTGA
- a CDS encoding repressor LexA, whose product MALTKRQREILTYLQEYAADHGYAPSFEEIAAQFNYNSLATVHEHLTNLERKGYIRRNYNESRAIEILPSDVFARAIELPLLGTVAAGAPIEALSYNETIAVPQELVSRNGDHYVLRVRGNSMIDEQIRDGDFVIVNERRSADNGEMVIALLNNSGATCKKLYRERDGRIRLQPANDALAPMYVHENDIAIQGIVVGVIRKY is encoded by the coding sequence ATGGCGTTGACCAAGCGGCAACGAGAGATCCTGACCTACCTGCAGGAGTATGCGGCGGATCACGGCTATGCTCCCAGCTTCGAGGAGATCGCCGCGCAGTTCAACTATAACTCGCTGGCCACGGTGCACGAGCACCTGACCAACCTGGAGCGTAAGGGGTACATCCGGCGCAACTACAACGAGAGCCGCGCCATCGAGATCCTCCCCTCCGACGTCTTCGCCCGCGCCATCGAGCTGCCGCTGCTCGGCACCGTGGCGGCCGGGGCCCCGATCGAGGCCCTGTCCTACAACGAGACGATCGCCGTGCCGCAGGAACTGGTGAGCCGCAACGGCGACCACTACGTCCTCCGGGTGCGCGGCAATTCGATGATCGACGAACAGATCCGCGACGGCGATTTCGTCATCGTGAACGAGCGTCGCAGCGCCGACAACGGGGAGATGGTCATCGCCCTCCTCAACAACAGCGGCGCCACGTGCAAGAAGCTGTACCGCGAGCGCGACGGGCGCATCCGCCTGCAGCCGGCCAACGATGCGCTGGCGCCGATGTATGTTCACGAGAACGACATCGCCATCCAGGGCATCGTCGTCGGCGTCATCCGGAAGTACTAG
- a CDS encoding anthranilate phosphoribosyltransferase: MGANALQQAIRRLAFGESLDAPTATASFGVIMRGEATPAQVAALLMGLRVKGETVDEVAGAATALREAMVHLPADDPDSLVDTCGTGGGTLTTFNISTAAGLLAAGLGVRIAKHGNRSFTSQCGSADVLEALGVRLDAPPAVMERALQEAGVVFMFAPSMHPAMRHVGPVRRELAVPTVMNIVGPLANPAQAGRQVLGVAEVHRMPLMAGALSALGSRHALVVHGEPGLDEFSPLGTTRVLEVRDGTTREWSVEPRDFGYPEFSADGLAGGTPADNARIVREVLAGEGTPAATAAVELNAAAALYVADVVSDFAAGVSMAREGLASGAGLAALERLRQAYAL, translated from the coding sequence GTGGGCGCTAACGCACTGCAGCAGGCCATACGCCGGCTGGCCTTCGGGGAATCGCTCGACGCGCCGACGGCGACCGCCTCCTTCGGCGTGATCATGCGCGGCGAGGCCACGCCGGCGCAGGTCGCCGCGCTGCTGATGGGGCTGCGGGTCAAGGGCGAGACCGTCGACGAGGTGGCGGGGGCGGCCACCGCCCTGCGCGAGGCGATGGTCCACCTCCCCGCGGACGACCCCGACTCGCTGGTCGACACGTGCGGGACGGGAGGCGGGACGCTCACGACCTTCAACATCTCCACCGCGGCCGGCTTGCTGGCCGCAGGTCTCGGGGTGCGGATCGCGAAGCACGGCAACCGGTCCTTCACCTCCCAGTGCGGGAGCGCGGACGTGCTCGAGGCGCTCGGCGTCCGGCTGGACGCCCCCCCGGCGGTGATGGAGCGCGCGCTCCAGGAGGCGGGCGTGGTCTTCATGTTCGCCCCCAGCATGCACCCGGCGATGCGCCACGTGGGACCGGTGCGGCGCGAACTCGCGGTTCCGACCGTGATGAACATCGTGGGCCCCCTGGCCAACCCCGCACAGGCCGGTCGTCAGGTGCTGGGGGTCGCGGAGGTGCACCGCATGCCGCTGATGGCCGGTGCGCTCTCGGCGCTGGGGAGCCGGCACGCCCTCGTCGTCCATGGTGAGCCGGGACTCGACGAGTTCTCGCCGCTCGGGACGACCCGGGTGCTGGAGGTGCGCGATGGCACGACCCGCGAGTGGAGCGTCGAGCCGCGCGACTTCGGGTACCCGGAGTTCTCGGCCGACGGACTGGCCGGCGGCACGCCAGCCGACAACGCCCGCATCGTGCGGGAGGTGCTGGCAGGCGAGGGGACACCGGCGGCCACGGCCGCGGTGGAGCTGAATGCCGCCGCGGCCCTGTACGTCGCGGACGTGGTGTCGGACTTCGCGGCCGGTGTGTCGATGGCTCGCGAAGGGCTCGCGAGCGGGGCAGGGCTCGCCGCCCTTGAGCGGCTGCGGCAGGCGTACGCGCTCTAG
- a CDS encoding tRNA pseudouridine(38-40) synthase TruA gives MSVRTLQLVLHYDGTAFSGWQVQPGTRTVQGEVERVLARLCGERIVAQGAGRTDAGVHARGQAVGVRVPEKWSAPTLRRALNALLPDDVWVAAVHEMRPEFHARFSAQARRYAYYVGTDDAVMSPFRRRTEWAYRHPVDRGLLDAAAREIVGDHCFIAFAVRGTAPDHDPHRCIVTDACWSDRPGGLTFHIEANRFLHHMVRFLVGTMLEIASGRRAPGDLPALLGATSNTDVSPPAPAHALFLDRVAYPDALYLADA, from the coding sequence ATGTCGGTGCGCACCCTGCAGCTCGTGCTGCACTACGACGGGACCGCCTTCTCGGGGTGGCAAGTGCAGCCTGGGACGCGAACCGTCCAGGGTGAGGTCGAGCGGGTGCTCGCCAGGTTGTGCGGTGAACGAATCGTGGCCCAGGGGGCCGGCCGTACCGACGCGGGCGTCCACGCGCGCGGGCAGGCGGTCGGAGTGCGAGTGCCGGAAAAGTGGAGCGCGCCAACATTGCGCCGCGCCCTCAACGCACTCCTCCCCGACGACGTGTGGGTAGCGGCGGTGCACGAGATGCGCCCCGAGTTCCACGCACGGTTCAGCGCGCAGGCCCGACGGTATGCGTACTACGTGGGAACGGATGACGCGGTCATGTCACCGTTCCGGCGACGCACCGAATGGGCGTATCGACATCCGGTCGATCGTGGCTTGCTCGATGCCGCTGCCAGGGAGATTGTGGGCGATCACTGCTTCATCGCCTTCGCCGTTCGCGGTACCGCCCCCGACCACGACCCTCACCGCTGCATCGTGACCGACGCCTGCTGGAGCGATCGCCCCGGTGGCCTCACCTTCCACATCGAGGCCAATCGCTTCCTGCACCATATGGTGCGGTTTCTGGTCGGGACCATGCTCGAGATCGCGAGTGGTCGGCGCGCCCCCGGCGACCTCCCCGCGCTCCTCGGCGCGACGTCCAACACCGACGTGTCGCCCCCCGCGCCGGCGCACGCCCTCTTCCTCGATCGGGTCGCCTACCCAGACGCCCTCTATCTCGCCGACGCATGA
- a CDS encoding adenylosuccinate lyase codes for MLALWSPQRRHGLWRRLWLALAEAEKSLGVPIPDEAIAQMRAHLDDIDFAAVAAYEKRFRHDVMAHVHAFGDVAPAAKGFIHYGATSCFVTDNAELLLMREGLALLRAKVVDTLRELAAFARTWRDQPTLGYTHLQPAQLTTVGKRATLWMQDLVLDLSELDHRDATLPFRGVKGTTGTQASFLEIFGGDHAKVRELDRLVTRAMGFGASIPVSGQTYTRKIDAQVLSVVAGIAASAAKLASDLRMLQAFGEIEEPFEKEQIGSSAMAYKRNPMRCERINSLARFVASLEPNANQTHAVQYFERTLDDSANRRLVIPESFLATDAILVLLANVASGLEVHPARIAARVNDELPFMATEELIVRAVRAGRSRQDAHEVIRRHSIAAARAMKDEGRANDMLDRLAGDPGFGVALDDIRAALDAARFVGRAPQQVDEFLAEVVDPILEASLPPTPREEVRV; via the coding sequence ATGCTCGCCCTCTGGTCGCCGCAGCGGCGCCACGGCCTGTGGCGTCGCCTCTGGCTGGCGCTCGCCGAGGCCGAGAAGTCGTTAGGCGTCCCGATTCCCGACGAGGCCATCGCGCAGATGCGCGCGCACCTCGACGACATCGACTTCGCCGCGGTGGCGGCGTACGAGAAGCGCTTCCGGCACGACGTCATGGCGCACGTGCACGCCTTCGGCGACGTCGCCCCCGCCGCCAAGGGCTTCATCCACTACGGCGCCACCTCGTGCTTCGTCACCGACAACGCCGAGCTCCTGCTCATGCGCGAGGGGCTCGCCCTCCTGCGCGCCAAGGTCGTCGATACGCTGCGCGAACTGGCCGCCTTCGCCCGCACCTGGCGGGACCAGCCGACGCTGGGGTATACGCACCTGCAGCCGGCGCAGCTCACCACCGTCGGGAAGCGCGCCACGCTCTGGATGCAGGACCTCGTCCTGGACCTGTCCGAGCTCGACCACCGGGACGCGACGCTCCCCTTCCGCGGCGTGAAGGGGACGACCGGCACCCAGGCCTCGTTCCTCGAGATCTTCGGCGGCGACCACGCCAAGGTGCGCGAGCTCGACCGCCTCGTGACCCGGGCCATGGGATTCGGCGCCTCCATCCCCGTCAGCGGGCAGACCTACACCCGGAAGATCGACGCCCAGGTGCTGTCGGTCGTCGCCGGGATCGCGGCGAGCGCCGCCAAGCTTGCCTCCGACCTGCGCATGCTGCAGGCCTTTGGCGAGATCGAGGAGCCGTTCGAGAAGGAACAGATCGGCTCGTCGGCGATGGCCTACAAGCGGAACCCGATGCGCTGCGAGCGCATCAATTCGCTCGCCCGCTTCGTCGCCTCGCTCGAACCGAACGCCAACCAGACGCACGCGGTGCAGTACTTCGAGCGGACGCTCGACGACTCGGCCAATCGCCGGCTCGTGATCCCCGAGTCGTTTCTCGCCACCGACGCCATCCTCGTCCTCCTGGCCAACGTCGCCTCGGGACTCGAGGTGCACCCGGCCCGTATCGCCGCGCGCGTCAACGACGAGCTTCCCTTCATGGCGACCGAGGAACTCATCGTCCGCGCGGTGCGCGCCGGGCGCAGCCGGCAGGATGCGCACGAGGTCATCCGCCGGCACAGCATCGCCGCGGCGCGCGCCATGAAGGACGAGGGGCGCGCCAACGACATGCTCGACCGACTTGCCGGAGATCCGGGCTTCGGCGTCGCGCTGGACGACATCCGCGCCGCTCTCGACGCCGCGCGCTTCGTCGGCCGCGCCCCGCAGCAGGTCGACGAGTTCCTCGCCGAGGTGGTCGACCCGATCCTGGAGGCCAGCCTCCCACCCACGCCCCGCGAGGAGGTGCGGGTATGA
- a CDS encoding phosphoribosylaminoimidazolesuccinocarboxamide synthase, translated as MNVIATTTLPLRPHRRGKVRDVYELDDERLLIVATDRVSAFDVVMRETVPFKGIVLTQLTAWWLRQLEPIVPHHMLSTAVAPLVDEFPALGPYREILRGRAMVSRRTDVYPVECVVRGYLSGSAWKEYQATGTLAGEPLPAGLVESARLAPVVFSPATKAESGHDENITIATMARIVGAREAAELEGLSRAIYDFACRTAEPRGIIIADTKFEFGRVGGKTILIDEVLTPDSSRFWPANQYAPGRAQPSYDKQPLRDYLDGERKAGRWNGESPPPYLPEEVVAATSARYLDAFRRITDASLDITKLP; from the coding sequence ATGAACGTCATCGCCACCACCACCCTCCCCCTCCGCCCCCACCGCCGCGGCAAGGTGCGGGACGTCTACGAGCTCGACGACGAGCGCCTGCTCATCGTGGCCACCGATCGCGTCTCCGCCTTCGACGTCGTGATGCGCGAGACCGTCCCGTTCAAGGGGATCGTCCTGACGCAGCTCACCGCCTGGTGGCTGCGCCAGCTCGAGCCGATCGTCCCCCACCACATGCTGAGCACCGCCGTCGCCCCGCTGGTCGACGAATTCCCGGCGCTCGGCCCATACCGCGAGATCCTGCGGGGGCGAGCGATGGTCTCGCGCCGCACGGACGTCTATCCGGTCGAATGCGTGGTGCGCGGGTACCTGTCGGGCTCGGCGTGGAAGGAGTACCAGGCCACCGGGACGCTGGCGGGTGAGCCGCTCCCCGCCGGCCTGGTGGAGAGCGCCCGACTCGCCCCCGTGGTCTTCTCTCCGGCCACCAAGGCCGAGTCGGGGCACGACGAGAACATCACGATCGCGACCATGGCGAGGATCGTCGGTGCCAGGGAGGCGGCCGAGCTGGAAGGGCTCTCGCGTGCCATCTACGACTTCGCCTGCCGCACCGCGGAGCCGCGCGGCATCATCATCGCCGACACGAAGTTCGAGTTCGGGCGTGTCGGCGGAAAGACCATCCTCATCGACGAGGTCCTGACGCCCGACTCGTCGCGCTTCTGGCCGGCGAATCAGTATGCGCCGGGACGCGCGCAGCCCAGCTACGACAAGCAGCCCCTGCGCGACTACCTGGACGGGGAGCGCAAGGCGGGGCGGTGGAATGGCGAGTCTCCGCCACCCTACCTTCCCGAGGAGGTGGTCGCCGCGACCAGCGCGCGCTACCTGGACGCCTTCCGCCGGATCACCGACGCCTCACTCGACATCACCAAGCTCCCGTGA